The Spartobacteria bacterium genomic sequence GTTCGGCGGACAGGATTTTGGATGCGGTCATTGTCTCTCCTTGGCTGGATGTGGGCTTATCAAAAATGACCGTTTACACAAAATCCCGTACACCCTCTTTTCAGGTTTTGGAGACTCAGTCTTTTTGATGTACTTTGAATCATCAAAACATGAATTTTCAAGTATGCTCGCAAGTTTAGGTTCTTTTGCGTTTGACTTTGTTGTCAGACAAAAAATGGGTGGAGTAAACCTCAGTTTCTATCTGGTCGCCCAATTTCCTGTGCTCCAAGCTGAGCAACTTTCAATTTTTCATTTACATATCCTTCCTCGTATTCTCGAACTCACCTACACTGCTTGGGATCTAAAACCCTTTGCTCAAGACTGCGGTTTTAACGGTCCACCCTTTCGCTGGGACGAAGACCGACGCTCTTTGCTGCGTTGCGAACTGGATGCCGCATTCTTCCATCTCTATTTGCCAGCCAATGCCGACGGCACATGGAAAAAAGACGAAAACGAGGCCGACGCCGAACTCGCTGCTCTATGCGCCACCTTCCCGACTCCACGTGACGCCGTTGAATACATCATGGACACCTTCCCCATCGTAAAGCGCAAGGACGAGGCAAAATACGGCGAATACCGCACCAAGCGAACCATCCTCAAAATCTACGACGCCATGCAAAACTCCATCGCCACCGGACAACCCTACCAAACCCGCCTCGACCCGCCCCCTGCGGATCGGCGGTGTTGTCATGGGAAAATGGAGTAAAAATGCTCAAGCAACTCGGCAACAAGAACCGCGAATTGATTTGGTCCATCCGGTACAGATTTTTTCAGCAAATCCCTCTTGATAAAGACGTTCTGCGCTGCATCTATGATCTGTACGAATCAGAATACCCAGGGCCACCAAAAGACGGTTTAAACGGTGCAAATGATCCGTATCTCCCCATTGACATCAATCTTGTTTCTAAAAATCTCCATTGCAAACAAGAACTTATATTTGGAAGATTATATTTCCATTTAGATAAAAAATATAGATATGCAAACGGAGAAAGGACTAGTGTTCCATTTTTCGTTCTAGGAGTACAAAAAAAGAGACACTGCGTTAACTTCCCATATCTTACTTCAATTTTGGCCGGGCTAGAGGAGGACGAAAGGCGCACTCTGCTCCCTATAATGATATCAATATTTGCGTTACTATTTTCTGTTTTTCAATTTTTCAAAAATTAACCTGGAGGCCCATCATGTTCCGCCACGTCCTGCTGTTCTTCTTCCTCTTCGCCCTAGCCATCAGCACAGGTTGCTCGACAAAATCCCAATTCAACCAAGTCAGTGAAGCTCAAAACCAATGCCCGCCGTACTTTAGCGTCGGCGAAATCAATGATTCCAGCAAATACTCGCCTGGTAAGGACGATCCAGCCATTGAACCCTCAGAGATGATGCGTTCCGCCTTAAAAAACGAGCTAACCCAAAAAGGATATTTTGCTGAAAAGTCCGAAAATGTCTCCACGATCAATATTGAAATCCTCAACTATGCGCCAGGTAACGCTTTTGCCAGATGGCTCTTTCCTGGCGCTGGTGCATCAAAGCTGAAGATCCAAACCTCCCTTGTTGATTGCAAAAATATCGAAATCGCCAATATTCCCATTGACCGCAGCATTGCGGCGGGCGGCGGTTACACGATTGGCGCATGGGAGTATGTATTCACAGATGTCGCCGAACGTCTGGTTCAAGATTTAGAAAAGAACGTTCTGAAGAAGTAGTGTTCATTAATTTATTGAAAGTTACACTCATGACGCAGACACCAATCGAAAACACCTACTGGATCATTCCCGGCAAATTCCTCGCCGGCGAATACCCGCGCAAACCCGATCAAGAATCGTCCTTCGTCAAGCTGCGGAATCTGACAGGAGCGGGCATCCGGGTCTTCATCGACCTGACCACGTCCTTCGACGGCCTGCTCCCATACCGGGACATGCTCCGGCAGATCGATCCGCAGGCGGAGCATCACGCCTTCCAGGTTCCGGACATGGGCATTCCTCTGGCCGATGCGACGACATCCGACATTCTCGACGAGGTCGACTCCGCCCTAGCCAGAGACAAAGGCGTGTATATCCATTGCTGGGGCGGGGTGGGCAGGACCGGGACACTGGTCGGGTGCTGGCTGGCCAGGCATGGGCTGGCCGAAAACGCCGCCCTGGAGAAACTTTCCGGCCTGTGGCGATGGTGCCCCAAATCAAAGCACCGCCAATCCCCGGAAACAGAGGAACAGCGAAACTACATCCTATCTTGGAATGAAGATACGCCCGAGACAATGCAAGACGGCATTCTTTCCCGCGCCCAAGGCTGCCTCATGGGGCAGCTTGCAGGAGATTCCCTGGGGAGTCTGGTGGAATTTAAATCTGCCGAAGAGATACGCAGCCTTTATCCCTCCGGCTTACGCATGTTGGCCGACGGAGGGGCGTGGAACACCCTGGCTGGACAGCCCACTGATGATTCAGAGCTAGCCCTCATGCTCGCCCGATCGTTAGTGGAACAAGGCAGGTTCGACAGATACAGCGTTCGAAATGCCTACCGATTCTGGTACGACTCCCGGCCTTTCGACTGCGGAGCAACCATTGCTGCCGGCCTGAGAGATCAGCCAAATTTCGAGAGCCACGCCAACGGAGCACTCATGCGCGTCAGCCCGCTGGGCATTTTTGGAACGCATCACAACCTGTGGGACGTTGGCGACTGGGCAAAAAAAGACGCATCAATAACCCATCCGCACCCGATCTGCTGCGAGGCCAATGCGCTCTTCGCCATGGCCTTGTCCCGGGTCATCCGGCGCGGGTGTTCCCCTCAGAGTCTCTATGCCGGAATGCTGCTGTGGTCTGAGGAAATGGACGTTCACCCCACCTTGAAAGGCGCTCTCGCTGATGCAGCCACGACTCCACCCAAAAGCTACGGACGCCACCAAGGGTGGGTACTCATCGCCTTCCAGAACGCTGTCTGGCAGCTTCTCCATGCTCCAAACCTAGAAGAAGGCGTGGTCGACACGGTCATGCGCGGCGGCGACACCGATACCAATGCCGCCATTTGCGGCGCTCTTCTTGGGGCCGTGTATGGCCTTGAAGCAGTGCCCACGCAATGGAAGGAAAAGGTCCTCTCCTGCAGACCTGAGCAACGCGCAGGAGTTGCGCACCCTCGCCCCGAAGTATTC encodes the following:
- a CDS encoding ADP-ribosylglycohydrolase family protein, translated to MQDGILSRAQGCLMGQLAGDSLGSLVEFKSAEEIRSLYPSGLRMLADGGAWNTLAGQPTDDSELALMLARSLVEQGRFDRYSVRNAYRFWYDSRPFDCGATIAAGLRDQPNFESHANGALMRVSPLGIFGTHHNLWDVGDWAKKDASITHPHPICCEANALFAMALSRVIRRGCSPQSLYAGMLLWSEEMDVHPTLKGALADAATTPPKSYGRHQGWVLIAFQNAVWQLLHAPNLEEGVVDTVMRGGDTDTNAAICGALLGAVYGLEAVPTQWKEKVLSCRPEQRAGVAHPRPEVFWPVDALELAQQLME
- a CDS encoding DUF4410 domain-containing protein; this encodes MFRHVLLFFFLFALAISTGCSTKSQFNQVSEAQNQCPPYFSVGEINDSSKYSPGKDDPAIEPSEMMRSALKNELTQKGYFAEKSENVSTINIEILNYAPGNAFARWLFPGAGASKLKIQTSLVDCKNIEIANIPIDRSIAAGGGYTIGAWEYVFTDVAERLVQDLEKNVLKK